The following are encoded together in the Campylobacter devanensis genome:
- a CDS encoding anthranilate synthase component I family protein encodes MLLLYDPTIYFKEILRQYPKSYLAEDETQVIIGIDCEYISGDDFGKLNDRIKNGKKISNFAGLFGVLSYEAVYKFEKIGELKPALYEFPLYHYSDARAYLHYDKQSKIYSFYGDSNYFNNLKDIKPLKSDKSYFYTIKSDLNSQKANYLKMIETAKNYIKNGDIFQVVLSKTLELQSDFDPLEFYEILKSQNPSPYMFYYPSEFGTIVGSSPELVVEIKKGIIHTSPIAGTKKRGRDANEDEIIKNELLNDEKELSEHRMLIDLARNDIGKFALPSSVKVINPIHIKLYESVMHIVSDIYAELRDSSSAMDAIATIFPAGTLSGSPKIRAMQIINELEEHSRGIYGGGIGFWHFNGDMQMAILIRSAIFVPNSDSNRVFIGAGAGIVWDSIAQNEYEEICNKRKSCLKIFEQYATKRDK; translated from the coding sequence ATGCTTTTACTCTATGATCCAACCATATATTTTAAAGAAATTTTACGCCAATATCCAAAATCATATCTAGCTGAAGATGAGACTCAAGTAATCATCGGAATTGATTGTGAGTATATCAGCGGAGATGACTTTGGCAAATTAAACGATAGAATAAAAAACGGCAAAAAAATCTCAAATTTCGCCGGGCTTTTTGGCGTTTTAAGCTATGAAGCAGTATATAAATTCGAAAAAATCGGCGAGCTTAAGCCCGCATTATATGAGTTTCCATTATATCATTATAGCGACGCTAGAGCCTATCTTCACTATGACAAACAGAGTAAAATTTATAGCTTTTATGGTGATAGTAACTACTTTAATAATCTTAAAGATATTAAGCCACTTAAATCAGATAAAAGCTATTTTTACACCATCAAAAGCGACTTAAATAGCCAAAAAGCCAACTATTTAAAGATGATTGAAACGGCTAAAAATTATATAAAAAATGGTGATATTTTCCAAGTAGTCTTATCTAAAACTTTAGAGCTTCAAAGCGATTTTGATCCGCTTGAATTTTATGAAATTTTAAAATCACAAAATCCTAGCCCATATATGTTTTACTACCCAAGTGAATTTGGCACCATCGTAGGTAGTAGCCCAGAGCTAGTAGTAGAGATCAAAAAGGGCATTATCCACACAAGCCCGATTGCCGGAACCAAAAAGCGTGGAAGAGATGCTAATGAAGATGAAATTATAAAAAATGAGCTTTTAAATGATGAAAAAGAGCTTAGTGAGCATAGAATGCTAATTGATTTAGCTAGAAATGATATAGGCAAATTCGCACTTCCAAGTAGCGTAAAAGTGATAAATCCTATACATATTAAGCTTTATGAAAGTGTAATGCATATCGTAAGCGATATATACGCAGAGCTTAGAGACTCATCATCAGCGATGGATGCGATAGCTACGATATTTCCTGCTGGCACACTTAGCGGTAGTCCAAAGATAAGAGCAATGCAAATTATAAATGAGCTTGAAGAGCATAGCCGTGGAATTTATGGTGGTGGGATTGGATTTTGGCATTTTAATGGCGATATGCAAATGGCGATTTTGATTCGTTCAGCTATATTTGTGCCAAATTCAGATTCAAATCGTGTATTTATCGGTGCTGGTGCTGGAATCGTATGGGATAGCATAGCCCAAAATGAGTATGAAGAGATCTGTAACAAACGCAAAAGTTGTCTAAAAATCTTCGAACAATACGCAACCAAAAGGGATAAATAA